One window of the Betta splendens chromosome 21, fBetSpl5.4, whole genome shotgun sequence genome contains the following:
- the tnfaip6 gene encoding tumor necrosis factor-inducible gene 6 protein: MRVVALLWTAALVLTADAWGFRDGVFHNSIWLEQAAGVYHRESRSGRYQLTYREAKAVCKYEGGRLATLQQLEAARQIGFHICAAGWLDRGRVGYPIVKAGANCGFGRVGIIDYGYRLNKSERWDVYCYNPTAKECGGVLTEQQKTIQSPGFPDQYQDHQICYWHIRVRLGQRIRLHFLEFDVEDDTACLADFLDVYDSYDDVSGFAGRFCGDYLPDDIISTGNVMTLKFLSDASVTAGGFQLQYTALNASKDSVH, encoded by the exons ATGCGCGTCGTGGCTCTGCTCTGGACGGCGGCCCTCGTGCTGACGGCGGACGCCTGGGGCTTCAGGGACGGCGTTTTCCACAACTCCATCTGGTTGG AGCAAGCAGCTGGAGTTTACCACCGCGAGTCACGCAGCGGCCGATACCAGCTGACGTACCGGGAGGCCAAGGCCGTGTGCAAGTACGAGGGAGGGAGGCTGgccacgctgcagcagctggaggccgcCCGTCAGATAG GGTTCCACATATGCGCGGCCGGCTGGTTGGACAGAGGCCGCGTCGGGTACCCCATCGTCAAAGCGGGCGCCAACTGCGGCTTTGGGAGGGTGGGAATCATCGACTACGGCTACAGGCTGAACAAGAGCGAGAGGTGGGACGTGTACTGCTACAACCCCACCG CCAAGGAGTGTGGGGGGGTTCTGACGGAGCAGCAGAAGACCATCCAGTCGCCCGGCTTCCCCGACCAGTACCAGGACCACCAGATCTGCTACTGGCACATCCGGGTCCGCCTGGGCCAGAGGATCCGGCTGCACTTCCTGGAGTTCGACGTGGAGGACGACACGGCGTGTCTGGCGGATTTCCTGGACGTGTACGACAGCTACGACGACGTGTCCGGCTTCGCTGGGAG ATTCTGTGGAGACTATTtacctgatgacatcatcagcacAG GAAACGTGATGACGCTCAAGTTCCTGTCTGACGCTTCCGTCACAGCCGGAGGCTTCCAGCTGCAGTACACAGCCCTCAACGCGTCTAAGGATTCAGTGCACTGA